The following proteins are co-located in the Colius striatus isolate bColStr4 chromosome 6, bColStr4.1.hap1, whole genome shotgun sequence genome:
- the WDR20 gene encoding WD repeat-containing protein 20 isoform X1: MLLSKMAAEGGGKEMNEIKTQFTTREGLYKLLSHSEYSRPNRVPFNSQGSNPVRVSFVNVNDQSGNGDRLCFNVGRELYFYIYKGVRKAADLSKPIDKRIYKGTQPTCHDFNHLTATAESVSLLVGFSAGQVQLIDPIKKETSKLFNEERLIDKSRVTCVKWVPGSESLFLVAHSSGNMYLYNVEHTCGTTAPHYQLLKQGESFAVHTCKSKSTRNPLLKWTVGEGALNEFAFSPDGKFLACVSQDGFLRVFNFDSVELHGTMKSYFGGLLCVCWSPDGKYIVTGGEDDLVTVWSFVDCRVIARGNGHKSWVSVVAFDPYTTSVEESDPMEFSGSDEDFQDLHFGRDRANSTQSRLSKRNSTDSRPVSVTYRFGSVGQDTQLCLWDLTEDILFPHQPLSRARTHTNVMNATSPPAGSGGTNPGSNGNSITTPGNSVPPPLPRSNSLPHSAVSNAGSKSSVMDGAIASGVSKFATLSLHDRKERHHEKDHKRNHSMGHISSKSSDKLNLVTKTKTDPAKTLGTPLCPRMEDVPLLEPLICKKIAHERLTVLIFLEDCIVTACQEGFICTWARPGKVGLLSSQNQANSPSGTVV; the protein is encoded by the exons ATGCTCCTTTCCAAGATGGCGgcggagggaggagggaaggagatgaACGAGATTAAGACCCAGTTCACCACCCGGGAGGGGCTGTACAAGCTGCTGAGCCACTCGGAGTACAGCCGGCCCAACCGGGTGCCCTTCAACTCGCAGGGCTCTAACCCGGTCCGGGTTTCCTTCGTCAACGTCAACGACCAGAGCGGTAACGGGGACCGGCTCTGCTTCAATGTGGGCCGGGAGCTCTACTTCTACATCTACAAGGGGGTCCGCAAG GCTGCGGACTTGAGTAAACCAATAGACAAAAGGATATACAAAGGAACACAACCTACATGCCATGACTTCAATCACTTAACAGCCACAGCAGAAAGTGTGTCTCTTCTAGTGGGCTTCTCTGCAGGCCAGGTCCAACTTATAGAccctattaaaaaagaaactagCAAATTATTTAATGAGGAA agACTAATAGACAAGTCCAGAGTAACCTGTGTAAAATGGGTACCAGGTTCGGAAAGCCTTTTCCTAGTAGCTCATTCCAGTGGCAATATGTACTTGTATAATGTGGAGCACACTTGTGGTACCACAGCCCCGCACTACCAGCTACTGAAACAAGGAGAAAGCTTTGCAGTTCACACTTGCAAGAGCAAATCTACAAGAAACCCTCTGCTTAAATGGACAGTAGGTGAGGGTGCCCTGAATGAATTTGCCTTTTCCCCAGATGGGAAGTTCTTGGCGTGCGTAAGCCAGGATGGTTTCCTGCGCGTGTTTAACTTCGATTCGGTGGAATTGCATGGTACAATGAAAAGCTACTTTGGAGgactgctgtgtgtgtgttggagTCCCGATGGGAAGTACATAGTGACAGGTGGAGAGGATGACTTGGTAACAGTTTGGTCCTTTGTGGACTGCCGAGTGATAGCGAGAGGCAACGGCCATAAGTCGTGGGTGAGCGTTGTGGCGTTCGATCCGTATACCACTAGCGTGGAAGAGAGTGACCCGATGGAGTTCAGCGGCAGCGACGAGGATTTCCAAGACCTTCACTTTGGCAGAGATCGAGCAAATAGCACGCAGTCCAGGCTATCCAAAAGGAACTCTACGGACAGTCGTCCAGTAAGTGTTACGTATAGATTCGGTTCGGTAGGCCAGGACACGCAGCTCTGTTTGTGGGATCTTACAGAAGACATCCTCTTCCCCCACCAACCTCTCTCAAGAGCAAGGACACATACAAACGTCATGAACGCCACGAGTCCGCCCGCTGGAAGCGGCGGAACTAACCCGGGAAGTAACGGAAACAGTATCACAACACCTGGAAACTCTGTACCCCCTCCTCTTCCACGGTCAAACAGCCTTCCACACTCTGCAGTCTCAAACGCTGGCAGTAAAAGCAGCGTCATGGATGGTGCCATTGCTTCCGGCGTAAGTAAATTTGCAACCTTATCGCTACACGATCGGAAGGAAAGACACCACGAGAAAGATCACAAGAGAAATCATAGCATGGGACATATATCTAGCAAGAGCAGTGACAAACTGAACCTAGTTACTAAAACCAAAACGGACCCAGCTAAAACTTTGGGAACACCTCTCTGTCCCCGAATGGAAGATGTTCCCTTGTTAGAGCCTCTTATCTGTAAAAAGATAGCACATGAAAGACTGACTGTGTTAATTTTTCTTGAAGACTGTATAGTCACTGCTTGTCAGGAGGGATTTATTTGCACATGGGCAAGGCCTGGTAAAGTG
- the WDR20 gene encoding WD repeat-containing protein 20 isoform X2, which produces MLLSKMAAEGGGKEMNEIKTQFTTREGLYKLLSHSEYSRPNRVPFNSQGSNPVRVSFVNVNDQSGNGDRLCFNVGRELYFYIYKGVRKAADLSKPIDKRIYKGTQPTCHDFNHLTATAESVSLLVGFSAGQVQLIDPIKKETSKLFNEERLIDKSRVTCVKWVPGSESLFLVAHSSGNMYLYNVEHTCGTTAPHYQLLKQGESFAVHTCKSKSTRNPLLKWTVGEGALNEFAFSPDGKFLACVSQDGFLRVFNFDSVELHGTMKSYFGGLLCVCWSPDGKYIVTGGEDDLVTVWSFVDCRVIARGNGHKSWVSVVAFDPYTTSVEESDPMEFSGSDEDFQDLHFGRDRANSTQSRLSKRNSTDSRPVSVTYRFGSVGQDTQLCLWDLTEDILFPHQPLSRARTHTNVMNATSPPAGSGGTNPGSNGNSITTPGNSVPPPLPRSNSLPHSAVSNAGSKSSVMDGAIASGVSKFATLSLHDRKERHHEKDHKRNHSMGHISSKSSDKLNLVTKTKTDPAKTLGTPLCPRMEDVPLLEPLICKKIAHERLTVLIFLEDCIVTACQEGFICTWARPGKVD; this is translated from the exons ATGCTCCTTTCCAAGATGGCGgcggagggaggagggaaggagatgaACGAGATTAAGACCCAGTTCACCACCCGGGAGGGGCTGTACAAGCTGCTGAGCCACTCGGAGTACAGCCGGCCCAACCGGGTGCCCTTCAACTCGCAGGGCTCTAACCCGGTCCGGGTTTCCTTCGTCAACGTCAACGACCAGAGCGGTAACGGGGACCGGCTCTGCTTCAATGTGGGCCGGGAGCTCTACTTCTACATCTACAAGGGGGTCCGCAAG GCTGCGGACTTGAGTAAACCAATAGACAAAAGGATATACAAAGGAACACAACCTACATGCCATGACTTCAATCACTTAACAGCCACAGCAGAAAGTGTGTCTCTTCTAGTGGGCTTCTCTGCAGGCCAGGTCCAACTTATAGAccctattaaaaaagaaactagCAAATTATTTAATGAGGAA agACTAATAGACAAGTCCAGAGTAACCTGTGTAAAATGGGTACCAGGTTCGGAAAGCCTTTTCCTAGTAGCTCATTCCAGTGGCAATATGTACTTGTATAATGTGGAGCACACTTGTGGTACCACAGCCCCGCACTACCAGCTACTGAAACAAGGAGAAAGCTTTGCAGTTCACACTTGCAAGAGCAAATCTACAAGAAACCCTCTGCTTAAATGGACAGTAGGTGAGGGTGCCCTGAATGAATTTGCCTTTTCCCCAGATGGGAAGTTCTTGGCGTGCGTAAGCCAGGATGGTTTCCTGCGCGTGTTTAACTTCGATTCGGTGGAATTGCATGGTACAATGAAAAGCTACTTTGGAGgactgctgtgtgtgtgttggagTCCCGATGGGAAGTACATAGTGACAGGTGGAGAGGATGACTTGGTAACAGTTTGGTCCTTTGTGGACTGCCGAGTGATAGCGAGAGGCAACGGCCATAAGTCGTGGGTGAGCGTTGTGGCGTTCGATCCGTATACCACTAGCGTGGAAGAGAGTGACCCGATGGAGTTCAGCGGCAGCGACGAGGATTTCCAAGACCTTCACTTTGGCAGAGATCGAGCAAATAGCACGCAGTCCAGGCTATCCAAAAGGAACTCTACGGACAGTCGTCCAGTAAGTGTTACGTATAGATTCGGTTCGGTAGGCCAGGACACGCAGCTCTGTTTGTGGGATCTTACAGAAGACATCCTCTTCCCCCACCAACCTCTCTCAAGAGCAAGGACACATACAAACGTCATGAACGCCACGAGTCCGCCCGCTGGAAGCGGCGGAACTAACCCGGGAAGTAACGGAAACAGTATCACAACACCTGGAAACTCTGTACCCCCTCCTCTTCCACGGTCAAACAGCCTTCCACACTCTGCAGTCTCAAACGCTGGCAGTAAAAGCAGCGTCATGGATGGTGCCATTGCTTCCGGCGTAAGTAAATTTGCAACCTTATCGCTACACGATCGGAAGGAAAGACACCACGAGAAAGATCACAAGAGAAATCATAGCATGGGACATATATCTAGCAAGAGCAGTGACAAACTGAACCTAGTTACTAAAACCAAAACGGACCCAGCTAAAACTTTGGGAACACCTCTCTGTCCCCGAATGGAAGATGTTCCCTTGTTAGAGCCTCTTATCTGTAAAAAGATAGCACATGAAAGACTGACTGTGTTAATTTTTCTTGAAGACTGTATAGTCACTGCTTGTCAGGAGGGATTTATTTGCACATGGGCAAGGCCTGGTAAAGTG
- the WDR20 gene encoding WD repeat-containing protein 20 isoform X3, producing the protein MLLSKMAAEGGGKEMNEIKTQFTTREGLYKLLSHSEYSRPNRVPFNSQGSNPVRVSFVNVNDQSGNGDRLCFNVGRELYFYIYKGVRKRLIDKSRVTCVKWVPGSESLFLVAHSSGNMYLYNVEHTCGTTAPHYQLLKQGESFAVHTCKSKSTRNPLLKWTVGEGALNEFAFSPDGKFLACVSQDGFLRVFNFDSVELHGTMKSYFGGLLCVCWSPDGKYIVTGGEDDLVTVWSFVDCRVIARGNGHKSWVSVVAFDPYTTSVEESDPMEFSGSDEDFQDLHFGRDRANSTQSRLSKRNSTDSRPVSVTYRFGSVGQDTQLCLWDLTEDILFPHQPLSRARTHTNVMNATSPPAGSGGTNPGSNGNSITTPGNSVPPPLPRSNSLPHSAVSNAGSKSSVMDGAIASGVSKFATLSLHDRKERHHEKDHKRNHSMGHISSKSSDKLNLVTKTKTDPAKTLGTPLCPRMEDVPLLEPLICKKIAHERLTVLIFLEDCIVTACQEGFICTWARPGKVGLLSSQNQANSPSGTVV; encoded by the exons ATGCTCCTTTCCAAGATGGCGgcggagggaggagggaaggagatgaACGAGATTAAGACCCAGTTCACCACCCGGGAGGGGCTGTACAAGCTGCTGAGCCACTCGGAGTACAGCCGGCCCAACCGGGTGCCCTTCAACTCGCAGGGCTCTAACCCGGTCCGGGTTTCCTTCGTCAACGTCAACGACCAGAGCGGTAACGGGGACCGGCTCTGCTTCAATGTGGGCCGGGAGCTCTACTTCTACATCTACAAGGGGGTCCGCAAG agACTAATAGACAAGTCCAGAGTAACCTGTGTAAAATGGGTACCAGGTTCGGAAAGCCTTTTCCTAGTAGCTCATTCCAGTGGCAATATGTACTTGTATAATGTGGAGCACACTTGTGGTACCACAGCCCCGCACTACCAGCTACTGAAACAAGGAGAAAGCTTTGCAGTTCACACTTGCAAGAGCAAATCTACAAGAAACCCTCTGCTTAAATGGACAGTAGGTGAGGGTGCCCTGAATGAATTTGCCTTTTCCCCAGATGGGAAGTTCTTGGCGTGCGTAAGCCAGGATGGTTTCCTGCGCGTGTTTAACTTCGATTCGGTGGAATTGCATGGTACAATGAAAAGCTACTTTGGAGgactgctgtgtgtgtgttggagTCCCGATGGGAAGTACATAGTGACAGGTGGAGAGGATGACTTGGTAACAGTTTGGTCCTTTGTGGACTGCCGAGTGATAGCGAGAGGCAACGGCCATAAGTCGTGGGTGAGCGTTGTGGCGTTCGATCCGTATACCACTAGCGTGGAAGAGAGTGACCCGATGGAGTTCAGCGGCAGCGACGAGGATTTCCAAGACCTTCACTTTGGCAGAGATCGAGCAAATAGCACGCAGTCCAGGCTATCCAAAAGGAACTCTACGGACAGTCGTCCAGTAAGTGTTACGTATAGATTCGGTTCGGTAGGCCAGGACACGCAGCTCTGTTTGTGGGATCTTACAGAAGACATCCTCTTCCCCCACCAACCTCTCTCAAGAGCAAGGACACATACAAACGTCATGAACGCCACGAGTCCGCCCGCTGGAAGCGGCGGAACTAACCCGGGAAGTAACGGAAACAGTATCACAACACCTGGAAACTCTGTACCCCCTCCTCTTCCACGGTCAAACAGCCTTCCACACTCTGCAGTCTCAAACGCTGGCAGTAAAAGCAGCGTCATGGATGGTGCCATTGCTTCCGGCGTAAGTAAATTTGCAACCTTATCGCTACACGATCGGAAGGAAAGACACCACGAGAAAGATCACAAGAGAAATCATAGCATGGGACATATATCTAGCAAGAGCAGTGACAAACTGAACCTAGTTACTAAAACCAAAACGGACCCAGCTAAAACTTTGGGAACACCTCTCTGTCCCCGAATGGAAGATGTTCCCTTGTTAGAGCCTCTTATCTGTAAAAAGATAGCACATGAAAGACTGACTGTGTTAATTTTTCTTGAAGACTGTATAGTCACTGCTTGTCAGGAGGGATTTATTTGCACATGGGCAAGGCCTGGTAAAGTG
- the WDR20 gene encoding WD repeat-containing protein 20 isoform X4, giving the protein MLLSKMAAEGGGKEMNEIKTQFTTREGLYKLLSHSEYSRPNRVPFNSQGSNPVRVSFVNVNDQSGNGDRLCFNVGRELYFYIYKGVRKAADLSKPIDKRIYKGTQPTCHDFNHLTATAESVSLLVGFSAGQVQLIDPIKKETSKLFNEE; this is encoded by the exons ATGCTCCTTTCCAAGATGGCGgcggagggaggagggaaggagatgaACGAGATTAAGACCCAGTTCACCACCCGGGAGGGGCTGTACAAGCTGCTGAGCCACTCGGAGTACAGCCGGCCCAACCGGGTGCCCTTCAACTCGCAGGGCTCTAACCCGGTCCGGGTTTCCTTCGTCAACGTCAACGACCAGAGCGGTAACGGGGACCGGCTCTGCTTCAATGTGGGCCGGGAGCTCTACTTCTACATCTACAAGGGGGTCCGCAAG GCTGCGGACTTGAGTAAACCAATAGACAAAAGGATATACAAAGGAACACAACCTACATGCCATGACTTCAATCACTTAACAGCCACAGCAGAAAGTGTGTCTCTTCTAGTGGGCTTCTCTGCAGGCCAGGTCCAACTTATAGAccctattaaaaaagaaactagCAAATTATTTAATGAGGAA TGA